One Mesotoga sp. UBA6090 genomic window carries:
- a CDS encoding 2-oxoacid:acceptor oxidoreductase family protein produces the protein MSEHLLVAAGFGGQGVMLIGQILATAGMFDNKHTTWLPSYGPEMRGGTANCTVVVSDEPIGSPITNTPNELIVMNIPSLIKFEKEIQAGGVMVINTSVVDRETNRNDISVVKIDANSIAEKLGNLKVSNMVVLGAYLEKTGTVTMEGVRKALEKKLTGLKASLLDLNIQAVEEGMRSVR, from the coding sequence ATGAGTGAGCATCTCTTAGTAGCTGCGGGATTTGGTGGACAGGGAGTTATGTTGATCGGACAGATTCTGGCAACGGCTGGAATGTTTGACAACAAGCACACTACCTGGCTTCCCTCATACGGCCCAGAGATGCGAGGAGGGACTGCCAACTGCACAGTAGTGGTAAGCGATGAGCCTATTGGCTCACCGATTACAAATACTCCGAACGAGCTGATAGTAATGAACATACCATCTCTGATAAAATTCGAGAAAGAGATTCAGGCCGGTGGTGTAATGGTGATAAACACTTCTGTTGTCGATAGAGAAACTAATAGAAATGATATTTCCGTCGTCAAGATCGATGCAAACTCAATCGCAGAGAAGCTTGGGAATCTCAAGGTTTCCAACATGGTAGTTTTGGGGGCGTATCTCGAGAAGACAGGTACAGTGACCATGGAAGGAGTGCGTAAGGCTCTGGAGAAGAAGCTGACAGGTCTAAAAGCATCTCTACTAGACCTGAACATTCAGGCAGTTGAAGAGGGAATGAGATCGGTAAGGTAA
- a CDS encoding thiamine pyrophosphate-dependent enzyme, with protein sequence MSQATYKRPKSLAKNEFSYCPGCHHGIIHRLVAEVIDELEIQGKTLMVAPVGCSVFAYEFFDVDGTVAPHGRAPAVATGMKRAMPDRIVFTYQGDGDLAAIGTAEIIHAANRGEKITTIFVNNAIYGMTGGQMAPTTLLGMRTTTSPYGRKAETEGFPIHVSELLKETAGIVYLERVAVSSPQEVRKAKAAIKKAFVAQQKGLGFSLVEVLSTCPTNWGLNPVESINWLNENMKKEYPIGVFVDKVGDIK encoded by the coding sequence ATGTCACAGGCAACTTACAAGAGACCTAAATCACTTGCGAAAAATGAATTCTCATACTGTCCAGGCTGTCACCACGGAATTATTCATAGACTTGTGGCAGAAGTAATAGACGAACTGGAGATTCAGGGGAAGACCTTAATGGTGGCTCCCGTTGGATGCTCGGTCTTTGCGTATGAATTCTTTGATGTGGACGGAACCGTTGCACCTCATGGAAGAGCACCGGCCGTCGCCACGGGAATGAAGAGAGCAATGCCAGACAGGATTGTATTCACATATCAAGGCGACGGTGATCTTGCCGCCATTGGAACGGCCGAGATCATTCACGCCGCAAACAGAGGCGAGAAGATCACCACGATTTTCGTCAATAACGCGATCTACGGTATGACAGGCGGTCAGATGGCACCAACCACCTTGCTCGGAATGAGAACCACTACTTCTCCATATGGGAGAAAGGCAGAGACGGAAGGGTTCCCGATTCACGTTTCAGAATTGCTGAAGGAAACCGCCGGAATTGTCTATCTAGAACGAGTGGCCGTGAGTTCTCCCCAGGAAGTAAGGAAGGCAAAGGCTGCAATAAAGAAGGCCTTTGTTGCGCAGCAAAAAGGGCTGGGCTTTTCATTAGTCGAGGTTCTTTCAACTTGTCCAACAAACTGGGGGCTCAACCCAGTGGAGTCAATCAACTGGCTAAATGAAAACATGAAGAAGGAGTATCCCATCGGGGTATTTGTCGACAAGGTCGGCGATATCAAATGA
- a CDS encoding 3-methyl-2-oxobutanoate dehydrogenase subunit VorB, whose translation MAEKIMVKGNEAMAEAAIRAGCRLYFGYPITPQSEFTEYMARRMRQVSGVFLQSESEVAAVNMVYGAACTGHRVMTSTSSPGFSLMQEGVSYIAGARLPTVFVNVVRGGPGLGDIQPAQSDYFQSTKGGGHGDYHMIVLAPGSIQEAVDLMESAFNLADIYRVPVMMLADGMLGQMMEPVVFPDFVELEGINDHSSWALRGTEGREPHKVTSFDIDPVRLEEMNTVVHKGYEEIKAKEVRFETSDLEDAEYALVGYGTMGRILGSVVKIARKQGIKVGLFRPISLWPFPYAELKAATKGKKFCLDVEMSTGQMVEDVRLSVEGALPVHFYGRTGGMVPTPDEVLRELVRLIG comes from the coding sequence ATGGCCGAAAAGATAATGGTTAAGGGAAATGAAGCGATGGCAGAAGCTGCTATAAGGGCCGGCTGCAGACTGTATTTTGGCTATCCCATTACTCCTCAATCAGAATTCACTGAATATATGGCAAGAAGAATGCGGCAGGTAAGCGGAGTCTTTCTTCAGTCAGAGAGCGAGGTGGCCGCGGTTAACATGGTTTACGGGGCCGCGTGCACGGGTCACAGAGTCATGACTTCGACGTCTAGTCCCGGCTTCAGTCTAATGCAAGAAGGAGTATCATACATTGCAGGTGCAAGGCTTCCTACGGTGTTTGTAAATGTAGTTAGAGGTGGACCTGGACTTGGAGATATCCAGCCTGCGCAGAGCGACTACTTCCAGTCGACCAAAGGCGGAGGGCACGGAGATTATCACATGATAGTTCTAGCTCCAGGAAGCATTCAAGAAGCTGTCGATCTGATGGAAAGCGCCTTCAATCTTGCTGACATTTATAGAGTGCCAGTAATGATGCTTGCAGACGGAATGCTTGGACAAATGATGGAACCTGTTGTCTTTCCTGATTTCGTTGAACTCGAGGGGATTAATGATCACTCGAGCTGGGCTCTGAGAGGTACGGAGGGTCGCGAACCTCACAAAGTAACTTCTTTCGACATCGATCCGGTAAGGCTCGAAGAGATGAATACTGTTGTACACAAGGGCTATGAAGAGATCAAAGCGAAGGAAGTCCGATTCGAAACAAGTGACCTTGAAGATGCGGAGTATGCTCTTGTCGGATACGGAACGATGGGCAGAATTCTTGGAAGCGTGGTGAAGATAGCAAGGAAACAGGGAATCAAAGTGGGACTGTTTAGACCAATATCTCTGTGGCCATTTCCATATGCCGAACTGAAGGCCGCCACAAAGGGGAAAAAGTTCTGTCTAGATGTGGAAATGTCGACCGGCCAGATGGTGGAAGATGTCCGCCTCTCGGTCGAAGGAGCGTTACCTGTTCATTTCTATGGGAGAACCGGAGGAATGGTTCCAACACCAGACGAAGTCTTAAGAGAACTCGTCAGACTTATAGGATGA
- a CDS encoding 4Fe-4S dicluster domain-containing protein has protein sequence MSRDFVKIDEERCKGCGLCINFCPKKVLSFTDKFNSKGYRPAQQHDLDNCIGCGFCYMMCPDTAITVYKETVEA, from the coding sequence ATGAGTAGAGACTTCGTGAAAATTGACGAAGAACGATGCAAAGGCTGCGGTCTATGTATCAACTTCTGCCCGAAGAAAGTGCTGAGCTTCACGGACAAGTTCAACAGCAAGGGCTATCGCCCCGCCCAACAACATGATCTCGATAACTGCATCGGATGCGGCTTTTGCTACATGATGTGTCCTGATACAGCAATAACCGTCTACAAAGAAACGGTAGAGGCATAG
- a CDS encoding cobalamin biosynthesis protein CobQ, producing MNFSKKILVFMGMFGSGKTEIALNVSRLLAKNGERVALADIDTISPYYRSRDMRESFAEFGIKIVAPKGKLSHADLPIIPAEVFGYVENPDFRVVLDVGGNDDGAVVLSSLSTRLPKENCETYYVLNPFRPFNDTVENAALHFLRLQEISRMKIDYLVNNSNIGRETTIEVIQKGEEFMKQVSERVSTQVAFTAVMNGVENGDTIFDKLEMKKYMMNPWEVENE from the coding sequence ATGAACTTTTCGAAGAAGATTCTGGTCTTCATGGGAATGTTCGGCAGCGGCAAGACCGAAATAGCTCTTAATGTCTCCAGATTGCTTGCGAAAAACGGAGAACGTGTTGCCCTTGCAGACATTGATACTATAAGCCCATATTATCGATCACGAGATATGAGAGAGTCCTTTGCGGAGTTCGGCATCAAAATCGTCGCCCCCAAAGGAAAGTTATCTCACGCCGATTTGCCGATAATTCCTGCCGAAGTTTTCGGCTATGTAGAGAATCCAGATTTCAGAGTAGTGCTTGACGTTGGAGGAAATGATGACGGTGCAGTCGTTCTTTCCTCACTGAGCACAAGACTACCGAAAGAGAACTGTGAGACATACTATGTTTTGAATCCCTTTAGGCCGTTCAATGACACCGTTGAAAACGCCGCCCTTCACTTCCTCAGACTCCAGGAGATTTCGAGAATGAAAATCGATTACCTTGTGAATAACTCAAATATCGGTCGTGAGACGACAATAGAAGTGATTCAGAAGGGCGAGGAGTTTATGAAACAAGTATCAGAGCGAGTTTCAACCCAAGTAGCATTCACGGCTGTCATGAATGGAGTGGAAAATGGGGATACTATCTTTGATAAACTTGAAATGAAGAAATATATGATGAATCCATGGGAGGTAGAAAATGAGTAG
- the buk gene encoding butyrate kinase — MSIILVINPGSTSTKLALFRDSEIIGEHTIRHSPQELNQFASLYEQSAFRKALIVSFLESAGHPLTEIDAIIGRGGMLRPLEGGTYAVNDDMIEDLRSTKYGEHASNLGAILAKELALENRKGIPAYIADPVVVDEMDPVAKLSGHPDYTRRSIFHALNQKAVAREVAARYGKKYEEMNFIVVHMGGGISIGAHKRGRVVDVNNALNGDGPFSPERAGTLPISGLIKLCYSGKYSKNEVKKLIKGNGGLMAYTGTSDCQRIQQAIVDGDRQAEKAYRSMAYQIVKWTGRMAAVLSGDVDSIIITGGIAHDSRFMVPWLTEKLSFIAPISVVPGGNEELSLAMACSRVLEGIEKAKDYRRAE, encoded by the coding sequence ATGTCTATCATACTTGTTATAAATCCTGGATCAACCTCAACGAAACTTGCGCTCTTCAGAGACTCAGAAATTATTGGAGAACACACGATTCGACACTCGCCTCAAGAGCTGAATCAATTCGCTTCACTTTATGAACAGAGCGCTTTCAGAAAAGCATTAATTGTCAGTTTCCTGGAATCAGCCGGACATCCCCTGACTGAAATCGATGCAATCATTGGGCGGGGGGGAATGCTTCGACCTCTCGAAGGTGGCACATATGCTGTAAACGATGACATGATAGAAGACCTAAGATCTACAAAGTATGGCGAACACGCTTCAAATCTAGGGGCGATACTTGCTAAAGAACTAGCACTGGAGAACAGAAAGGGAATCCCTGCTTATATTGCAGATCCGGTGGTAGTTGACGAAATGGACCCTGTTGCTAAGCTCTCTGGCCATCCAGATTACACACGAAGATCCATCTTTCATGCGCTTAATCAGAAAGCAGTGGCAAGAGAGGTAGCTGCGAGATACGGGAAGAAGTATGAAGAAATGAACTTCATTGTTGTTCACATGGGTGGAGGAATCTCGATTGGAGCACACAAAAGGGGAAGAGTCGTCGACGTAAATAATGCTCTTAACGGTGACGGACCTTTCAGTCCGGAGAGAGCGGGAACCCTTCCGATATCAGGCTTGATAAAGCTCTGTTATTCAGGAAAGTACTCGAAGAATGAAGTCAAGAAACTGATAAAAGGAAATGGCGGTCTTATGGCTTACACTGGGACAAGTGATTGCCAAAGAATTCAGCAGGCGATAGTTGATGGAGACAGACAAGCAGAAAAGGCCTATAGGTCAATGGCATACCAGATTGTGAAGTGGACCGGAAGGATGGCAGCTGTTCTCAGCGGAGATGTAGACTCCATAATCATCACTGGCGGAATAGCTCACGACAGCAGATTTATGGTTCCATGGCTTACAGAAAAACTGTCCTTCATTGCTCCCATAAGTGTAGTTCCGGGCGGCAATGAAGAATTATCTCTGGCAATGGCCTGCTCCAGAGTTCTTGAAGGAATCGAGAAGGCAAAAGATTATAGGAGAGCAGAATGA
- a CDS encoding bifunctional enoyl-CoA hydratase/phosphate acetyltransferase — protein MISSLSQLVCRAKSNPKVIAIAAADDPVVLSAAKEAAQQGIASFILFGSQGKIEEIINEMDFAENLSIVDCASKSESIQKAVEAVSLKSADILMKGNVKTGELLSVFLKDEYGLRTGRTMNLVTVFETKKYHKLILVTDAGMVIAPDLGQKADSIINSAAVARALEIEKPKVAVLAAIEVVNSKMPATTDAAILSQMARRDQLGAVEVDGPLALDNAISFEAAKHKGISSSVAGDADILIMPDIEAGNIFYKAMAFLSDCQLASAIVGGRIPIILTSRADSASTKLQSIALNVLLSGVM, from the coding sequence ATGATCTCAAGTCTTTCACAACTAGTCTGCCGCGCAAAAAGCAACCCGAAAGTGATAGCAATTGCCGCCGCTGATGACCCTGTTGTGCTTTCGGCAGCCAAAGAGGCGGCGCAACAAGGGATTGCATCGTTCATACTCTTCGGCTCGCAAGGCAAGATAGAGGAAATCATCAACGAGATGGACTTTGCAGAGAATCTTTCAATTGTAGACTGCGCCTCAAAGAGCGAATCGATTCAGAAGGCTGTAGAGGCCGTTTCGCTTAAGAGTGCTGACATTCTAATGAAAGGCAATGTGAAAACGGGAGAGCTCCTCAGCGTCTTTCTGAAGGATGAATATGGTCTCAGGACTGGAAGAACAATGAATCTTGTCACCGTCTTCGAGACCAAGAAGTACCACAAACTGATTCTGGTTACAGACGCAGGGATGGTAATAGCGCCCGATTTAGGTCAAAAAGCGGATTCAATTATCAATTCGGCTGCAGTTGCAAGGGCTTTGGAAATCGAAAAACCGAAGGTCGCCGTACTGGCTGCGATCGAGGTTGTAAACTCGAAGATGCCAGCAACAACAGATGCGGCCATCCTTTCCCAGATGGCAAGAAGAGACCAGCTGGGGGCTGTTGAAGTCGATGGACCACTCGCTCTGGATAACGCTATCTCATTCGAAGCTGCGAAGCACAAAGGGATTTCCAGTTCTGTCGCGGGTGATGCAGACATACTTATAATGCCTGATATCGAAGCGGGAAATATTTTCTATAAAGCAATGGCTTTTCTCTCCGATTGTCAGCTGGCAAGTGCAATAGTTGGAGGAAGGATTCCGATAATACTTACTTCCAGAGCCGATTCAGCAAGTACCAAATTGCAGTCGATAGCCTTGAACGTTCTTCTTTCGGGAGTGATGTGA
- the buk gene encoding butyrate kinase → MKILAINPGSTSTKIAVFNNEHEVTKGAIQHFTSQKNSEDDIRERAEEIIAFLRDRDVQFDFDAIACRGGILPPLESGTYRVNEKMVDFLLHHSEVDHPSNLAAPIGLLLSEGKIPVFITDPISVDEFCEEARLSGLPQLPRISRLHALNMKTAARQIAADLGKDVENLNLVIAHLGGGISVGLQLRGKMVDVNNATDEGPFSPTRTGELPVADLAEKCFSGEYTEKQLLDRYLKSGGLRAYLGTDDLRKALEMAESDSYAAMVVDAMVYQIGKEIGGMLALGGGSIDAIVLTGSIAYNAEIVEKIKSFVGKFALVVVEPGENELLSLALGAQRVLQGTEEAREFDAEVAI, encoded by the coding sequence ATGAAAATCTTAGCAATAAATCCCGGCTCTACTTCAACGAAAATCGCTGTCTTCAACAACGAGCATGAGGTGACGAAAGGCGCGATTCAACATTTCACATCGCAGAAGAATTCTGAAGATGATATTCGAGAGAGGGCAGAGGAGATTATCGCCTTTCTTAGAGACCGTGACGTGCAGTTTGATTTCGATGCGATTGCCTGCAGAGGAGGAATTCTTCCTCCTCTTGAAAGCGGCACCTACAGAGTTAACGAGAAGATGGTTGATTTTCTTTTACATCACAGCGAGGTCGATCACCCTTCCAATCTTGCTGCTCCGATAGGATTACTTCTCTCTGAAGGAAAGATCCCCGTATTCATAACGGATCCGATTTCAGTTGACGAATTTTGTGAAGAAGCTCGGCTGTCCGGTCTTCCGCAATTGCCGAGGATTTCCAGACTGCATGCTCTGAACATGAAGACTGCCGCAAGACAGATTGCAGCCGATCTTGGAAAAGACGTTGAAAACCTTAACCTGGTAATCGCTCACCTAGGCGGAGGCATTTCTGTAGGGCTGCAACTAAGAGGCAAGATGGTCGACGTGAACAACGCGACAGATGAAGGGCCTTTCAGCCCGACCAGAACCGGAGAACTCCCAGTAGCGGATTTGGCAGAGAAGTGTTTCAGCGGTGAATATACGGAGAAACAACTTCTCGACCGATATTTGAAGTCTGGAGGACTGCGAGCCTATCTTGGCACGGATGACCTGAGAAAGGCACTAGAAATGGCAGAGAGTGATTCTTATGCAGCTATGGTCGTCGATGCGATGGTTTACCAAATTGGCAAGGAAATCGGCGGTATGCTCGCTTTGGGCGGCGGTTCAATTGATGCTATTGTTCTGACGGGAAGTATTGCTTATAACGCTGAGATTGTTGAGAAGATAAAGAGCTTTGTTGGAAAGTTCGCTCTGGTCGTAGTTGAACCAGGCGAGAACGAACTGTTGTCTCTCGCGCTTGGTGCACAGAGAGTTCTTCAAGGTACAGAAGAGGCAAGAGAGTTTGATGCGGAGGTGGCTATATGA
- a CDS encoding PLP-dependent aminotransferase family protein yields MTEKFSKIALRMKSNVIRELLKVTSKPGMISFGGGVPDPDTFPRFEMAEISKEVLEKEHKFTLQYGSTEGDPILREEYISLLKRESGIEGLDVDNLLVTVGSQSALDLVGKIFLDDDSIYFVSKPVYLGAASAFALRSNGYVYMDLREDGVDLDEVENRLEEIASRGEINKVKFIYVIPNFHNPGGVTMSLEKRKRLIEIAEKYDVLIVEDDPYGDLRYEGDPIDPIFKIGGQNRVLLLRTFSKILSPGLRLGIVIGNKTIIRKMVMAKQASDLCTPSLTQRIAARYLQRYDLLAQLKPTIALYRDKRDLMLAELEKNFGDMKGFHWTKPDGGLFIWFTLPESFDTGEMLEMGKAENVLFVPGEAFSLDNTCKNSMRLSFCLPPREDIIEGVRRLKKIVVEYGKEKNIF; encoded by the coding sequence GTGACAGAAAAGTTTTCGAAGATCGCACTCAGAATGAAATCGAACGTCATCAGGGAACTGCTTAAGGTAACTTCGAAACCGGGAATGATTTCTTTTGGTGGAGGTGTTCCCGACCCAGATACATTTCCACGTTTTGAGATGGCCGAAATATCAAAGGAAGTCCTAGAGAAAGAGCACAAATTCACTCTTCAATATGGCTCAACCGAAGGTGATCCGATACTCAGGGAAGAGTATATATCTCTTCTGAAACGGGAAAGTGGGATAGAAGGACTCGACGTTGACAATCTGCTTGTCACTGTCGGTTCCCAGAGCGCACTAGATCTCGTAGGCAAGATCTTCCTCGACGATGACAGTATCTACTTCGTTTCCAAACCTGTCTATCTTGGAGCCGCCAGCGCTTTCGCGTTGAGGTCAAACGGCTACGTCTACATGGATCTTCGTGAGGACGGAGTTGACCTTGATGAGGTTGAAAACAGATTGGAAGAGATTGCTTCAAGAGGGGAGATCAACAAGGTCAAGTTCATATACGTGATCCCTAACTTTCACAATCCGGGTGGAGTCACGATGTCGCTGGAGAAGAGAAAGAGGCTAATCGAAATCGCTGAGAAGTATGACGTTCTGATCGTTGAGGACGATCCCTATGGTGACCTCAGGTACGAAGGCGATCCAATAGATCCAATATTCAAAATTGGAGGTCAGAATCGGGTCTTACTTCTGAGGACATTCAGCAAGATCCTCTCCCCAGGACTGAGATTAGGAATCGTTATTGGGAACAAGACCATAATAAGAAAAATGGTAATGGCTAAACAAGCCTCAGACCTCTGCACACCTAGTCTCACACAGAGAATCGCGGCCAGATATCTCCAGAGGTATGACCTGCTTGCACAGCTTAAACCAACAATAGCTCTCTACAGGGACAAGAGAGATCTTATGCTTGCAGAGCTCGAGAAGAATTTCGGAGACATGAAGGGATTCCACTGGACCAAACCAGACGGAGGACTTTTCATTTGGTTCACTCTTCCCGAGAGTTTTGATACTGGAGAAATGCTGGAAATGGGCAAGGCCGAGAATGTGCTCTTTGTTCCAGGAGAGGCCTTCTCGCTGGACAACACATGCAAGAACTCGATGCGACTATCCTTCTGTCTTCCTCCCAGAGAGGACATCATAGAAGGAGTAAGAAGGCTAAAGAAGATTGTTGTGGAGTATGGCAAAGAGAAGAATATCTTCTGA
- a CDS encoding NAD(P)-dependent malic enzyme: MNEKALKLHKDLRGKLEVRSKVKVDSMEALSLAYTPGVADVCRVIESDKELAYDYTNKWNYVAVVSDGTAVLGLGDIGPEAGLPVMEGKAVLFKEFANVDAFPLCIDIHSSEEIISFVKAIAPTFGGINLEDISSPKCFFIESELQKMLNIPVFHDDQHGAAIVAVAALRNALKIVGKKIENLKIATVGVGAAGGATIKMLLAAGARNIVAVDRNGILNRNRPATLLNEFHSEIVKEINPDNLSGNLEDAVKGADLFIGTSVAGLLSPEMVRKMAPEPIIFALANPVPEIMPDLARSAGASIVATGRSDFPNQINNVLAFPGIFRGALDTRSREINEAMKLAATDALASAVSEEKLSKDYILPRPFEPGIAKKVALAVARASVDSRCSRLSGEINLEELIERGFKRI, encoded by the coding sequence GTGAACGAAAAAGCATTGAAACTTCACAAGGATCTCAGGGGGAAGCTAGAAGTAAGAAGTAAGGTTAAGGTGGATAGCATGGAGGCCCTTTCACTTGCGTACACTCCGGGAGTGGCCGATGTGTGCAGAGTAATCGAGAGCGATAAAGAGCTTGCTTATGATTACACAAACAAATGGAATTACGTTGCGGTAGTTTCAGACGGAACGGCGGTTCTCGGTCTTGGTGATATTGGCCCAGAAGCAGGACTTCCTGTTATGGAGGGAAAAGCCGTTCTCTTCAAGGAATTCGCGAATGTTGATGCCTTCCCGCTATGTATTGACATCCATAGTTCAGAGGAAATCATCTCATTCGTGAAAGCAATCGCTCCAACCTTTGGAGGCATTAACCTTGAGGACATCTCCTCGCCAAAATGCTTCTTCATTGAAAGCGAACTTCAGAAGATGCTCAATATTCCCGTTTTTCATGACGATCAGCATGGAGCGGCGATAGTCGCCGTTGCCGCGTTGAGAAATGCCCTGAAGATTGTTGGGAAGAAGATTGAGAATCTAAAGATAGCAACGGTCGGCGTTGGAGCAGCCGGAGGTGCAACAATCAAAATGCTGCTCGCGGCAGGTGCAAGAAATATTGTTGCAGTCGATAGAAATGGCATACTTAACAGGAATCGGCCAGCTACTCTCCTGAACGAATTTCATTCAGAGATAGTAAAAGAGATTAATCCCGATAATCTCAGCGGAAATCTGGAGGATGCTGTGAAGGGAGCCGATCTCTTCATTGGCACTTCTGTTGCCGGGCTTCTTTCACCGGAAATGGTGCGCAAAATGGCTCCCGAACCGATCATATTCGCTCTGGCCAATCCCGTGCCGGAAATCATGCCGGATCTTGCTCGCAGTGCAGGTGCATCAATTGTCGCCACCGGCAGATCAGATTTCCCAAACCAGATAAACAATGTTCTAGCATTCCCGGGCATCTTCAGAGGCGCTCTTGACACACGATCAAGAGAGATAAACGAAGCTATGAAGTTGGCAGCAACTGACGCCCTTGCATCGGCAGTGTCTGAAGAAAAACTTTCCAAGGACTACATTTTGCCCAGGCCGTTCGAACCGGGAATCGCAAAAAAGGTTGCACTTGCCGTTGCAAGAGCTTCTGTTGACTCGAGATGTTCGAGGCTCTCCGGTGAAATAAACCTTGAGGAACTGATTGAAAGAGGATTCAAGAGAATCTGA
- a CDS encoding FumA C-terminus/TtdB family hydratase beta subunit produces MKIDNLSPGQELSFTGKLIVMRDAAQMRLKKLYEEGKTFPVELKEAIVFYAGPAKLAEESCGAIGPTTSLRMDGFLEMLFEKGVLATIGKGKRSDLATNLCKEFRRVYLIAPSGAAASLAQRIESLKVIAYEDLGTEAIFEINVRDFPLIVATDVNGSDFFTLNRR; encoded by the coding sequence TTGAAGATAGATAATTTATCCCCCGGTCAAGAGCTCAGCTTCACAGGCAAACTCATTGTAATGAGAGACGCGGCTCAAATGCGCCTCAAGAAGTTGTACGAAGAAGGCAAAACTTTTCCTGTAGAGCTCAAAGAAGCAATAGTGTTCTATGCCGGTCCGGCCAAGCTAGCTGAAGAGAGCTGTGGAGCAATCGGTCCAACTACTTCACTAAGGATGGATGGTTTCTTGGAAATGCTTTTCGAAAAGGGAGTTCTGGCAACCATTGGGAAGGGAAAAAGGTCGGATCTGGCAACAAATCTGTGTAAAGAATTTAGAAGAGTCTATTTGATCGCTCCAAGCGGAGCGGCCGCTTCGCTTGCGCAAAGGATCGAGTCTCTGAAGGTCATCGCTTACGAAGATCTAGGCACAGAAGCAATATTCGAGATTAACGTCAGAGACTTTCCGTTGATTGTTGCAACGGATGTTAACGGTTCAGATTTTTTTACTTTGAATAGAAGGTGA